The following coding sequences are from one Lysinibacillus sp. FSL W8-0992 window:
- a CDS encoding YkuS family protein: MSKIIGVEQSLSNVENALKAKGYEVIQLRNEEDAKKCDACVITGQDRDVMGISDPLMAGPVIDAAGLSADEVIQRVDHYFH, translated from the coding sequence ATGTCTAAAATTATCGGTGTCGAACAATCATTATCAAATGTTGAAAATGCTTTAAAAGCAAAAGGTTATGAAGTGATTCAGCTTCGTAATGAAGAGGATGCAAAAAAATGCGATGCTTGCGTAATAACAGGGCAAGACAGAGATGTTATGGGAATTAGCGATCCTTTAATGGCAGGACCTGTTATCGATGCGGCTGGGCTTTCTGCTGATGAAGTAATACAACGTGTAGATCATTATTTCCACTAA
- a CDS encoding GNAT family N-acetyltransferase, which produces MIYSKTEKTLETDRLLLRLFKETDAQEVSNYCNNYNIYKSTLNLPYPYSLNCALTWIANHEKHYDLDKMYEFAITDKQSGQLYGAIGISNHQQYKNGEIAYWIGEEHWGNGYATEAAKALIDFVFTEKNYHRVYARYFKSNPASGKIMEKCGMQYEGTLKDHIYKNDSFEDIVFYGIINPMK; this is translated from the coding sequence ATGATTTATAGTAAAACTGAAAAAACACTAGAAACAGATCGTCTACTGCTACGTCTTTTTAAAGAAACGGATGCGCAAGAAGTCAGTAATTATTGTAACAATTACAATATATACAAAAGCACGTTGAATTTACCTTATCCATATTCATTAAATTGTGCTCTTACATGGATTGCAAATCATGAAAAGCACTATGACTTAGATAAAATGTATGAATTTGCGATTACAGACAAACAAAGTGGTCAGTTATATGGGGCAATCGGTATTTCAAATCATCAACAATACAAAAATGGCGAAATCGCCTATTGGATTGGTGAGGAGCATTGGGGCAATGGCTATGCAACGGAAGCAGCCAAGGCACTAATCGACTTTGTGTTTACAGAGAAAAACTACCATCGTGTTTACGCTCGCTATTTTAAATCAAATCCCGCTTCTGGAAAGATTATGGAGAAATGTGGTATGCAATATGAAGGTACGCTTAAAGATCACATTTATAAAAATGACTCATTTGAAGATATTGTTTTTTACGGAATTATTAATCCGATGAAATAA
- a CDS encoding DNA polymerase IV — protein sequence MEHKGRIIFHVDMNSFYASVEQAHDPSLKGKPIAIAGNPKERRGILVTCSYEARALGVYTTMTVHEAKRKCPDLLLLPPDFQKYREASKAMFAILRSYTELVEPVSIDEGYMDVTLLSKERHALQIAQEIQTRLLTELDLPCSIGVAPNKFLAKTASDMKKPMGITVLRLRDIEQVLWPLEVVKMHGIGESTAKKLNDQGIFTIGNLAMVEEHTIKHILGKNGVRLRARANGIDTREVDPIAIYDTKSVGNSTTLPQDVTDIRLLHKTIDGLCKKVAERLDAKRLAGSTVSIQIRGADWHNHTRSKSMTNVIYRFEDIFEIACALFDKHWDESPVRLLGVTVSNVVDRKDYSQQLSIFNFEEHVKDEPILKVVDEIEGRFGKGIIKRGVDIGKRSSYQSQTSFSKDFLDDHE from the coding sequence AGGCGCATGACCCTAGTTTAAAAGGGAAACCGATTGCAATTGCAGGCAACCCAAAGGAGCGTCGGGGAATATTAGTGACATGTTCATATGAGGCGAGGGCGCTTGGCGTTTATACGACAATGACGGTACATGAAGCGAAACGAAAATGTCCAGATCTGTTGTTGCTACCACCAGATTTTCAAAAATATCGTGAGGCTTCTAAAGCGATGTTTGCTATTTTAAGAAGCTATACAGAACTGGTGGAGCCAGTATCAATTGATGAAGGCTATATGGATGTAACGCTGTTAAGTAAGGAACGCCATGCACTTCAAATTGCCCAGGAAATACAAACTCGTTTATTAACAGAGTTGGATTTACCTTGCTCTATTGGTGTTGCCCCTAATAAGTTTTTAGCCAAAACAGCATCAGATATGAAAAAACCGATGGGTATCACAGTGTTAAGGCTACGGGATATTGAACAAGTGCTTTGGCCACTTGAAGTAGTCAAAATGCATGGTATTGGTGAAAGTACAGCCAAAAAGTTAAATGACCAAGGTATTTTTACAATCGGCAATTTGGCTATGGTTGAGGAACATACAATCAAGCATATTTTAGGTAAAAATGGGGTTAGACTGCGTGCAAGAGCAAATGGAATCGATACAAGAGAAGTTGACCCAATTGCCATTTATGATACAAAAAGTGTCGGCAATTCTACGACATTGCCGCAAGATGTAACCGATATTCGACTACTGCATAAAACAATCGATGGGCTGTGCAAAAAAGTAGCAGAACGACTCGATGCGAAACGTCTAGCAGGTTCCACAGTTAGTATACAAATACGTGGTGCTGATTGGCACAATCATACACGCTCAAAGTCGATGACGAATGTAATTTATCGCTTTGAAGATATTTTTGAGATTGCCTGTGCGCTCTTTGATAAACATTGGGACGAGTCGCCTGTTCGGTTACTCGGTGTTACTGTTTCGAATGTAGTTGATCGAAAAGATTATAGTCAACAGCTGTCTATTTTCAATTTTGAAGAGCATGTAAAAGACGAGCCTATATTAAAGGTAGTGGATGAGATTGAAGGGCGCTTTGGGAAAGGCATCATTAAACGAGGTGTTGATATAGGTAAACGATCTTCTTATCAATCACAAACAAGCTTTAGTAAAGATTTTTTAGACGATCACGAATAG
- a CDS encoding GNAT family N-acetyltransferase, which yields MEILHATMDELEEVTVLFDEYRQFYGLESDRSSAKAFIQLRMALKESIIFIAVVNGKTIGFVQLYPTFSSIALQRAYILNDIYVTDDARGQGVGKALMEKVFQYCEQQDARYVTLQTATDNVHARKLYENLNMKQDQYCNYVKYFN from the coding sequence ATGGAAATACTTCACGCGACTATGGATGAATTAGAAGAAGTAACAGTGCTATTTGATGAATACCGCCAGTTTTATGGACTTGAATCAGATAGAAGTAGTGCTAAAGCATTTATCCAATTACGAATGGCTTTAAAAGAATCCATTATTTTTATTGCTGTAGTAAATGGAAAAACGATTGGCTTCGTACAATTATATCCAACTTTTTCATCTATCGCATTACAGCGTGCATATATATTAAATGATATATATGTAACGGACGATGCTAGAGGCCAAGGGGTGGGCAAAGCATTGATGGAGAAGGTGTTTCAATATTGTGAGCAACAAGATGCACGGTATGTTACGCTTCAAACGGCTACAGATAATGTTCATGCACGAAAGTTATATGAAAATCTTAATATGAAACAAGATCAATATTGTAATTATGTTAAGTATTTTAATTAA